In the Gemmatimonadota bacterium genome, GGACGCGGAGGTCGAGCGCGACGCTGTCCACGCCGGCGGCGAACTGCACGAGGCGATCGATCGCGACGGCGCCGTTGCTGCGACGGAGCACGACCCGGATCCGGTCGAACGCGACGACCGATCCGGCGCCCTCGGCGACATGCGCGAGGGCGCCGGGGAACTGGCCGACGAAGCTGATGTTGCGCGCCAGCCGGACGCCGCCGGGGCCGGTGACCTCACGACCGCACGAGAGGACCGAGAGGACGAGACCGAGACCGACGAGCGCGAAGCGGCGCAGACCGACGGCCGTCGCACGGGGCGTGAAGGATCGCATCCTATGAAACTGCCCCTTGAGACGGCCGCCGGATAGGTCGTGCGTCACACTGGCGGACGCCCCGGGATCGCACAGGCGTCGAGCCACGCCCGCTCCGCCTCGTCGAACACCCGCGACCTGGTCAGGAATCGGACTCCCAGCGGCGCCTCGAGCGAGAAGCCGCCGCCGCGCCCCGGGACCACGTCGATGAGCAGCTGCGTGTGCTTCCAGACCTCGAACTGCGCCCCGCCGATGTAGACCGGCGTGCCGTCCACGTCGCCGAGGTGGACGTCGCGCTGGCCCACCTTGAACTCGCGCTGCGGATAGCACATCGGCGCGCTGCCGTCGCAGCAGCCGCCGGACTGATGGAAGAGCACCGGGCCGTGCTCCGCCACCAGCTGGCGGAGCACGGCCGTCGCTTCCGGGGTGATGCCGACCCGGGAGATGTCGGGCACGGTCAGAAGAACCCGAGCTTCTTCGGCGAGTAGCTGACGAGGAGGTTCTTGGTCTGCTGGTAGTGCGAGAGCATCATCTTGTGGTTCTCGCGGCCGATGCCCGACTGCTTGTAGCCGCCGAAGGCCGCGTGGGCCGGGTAGGCATGGTAGCAGTTGGTCCAGACGCGACCGGCCTTGATGGCGCGGCCCATGCGATACGCGGTGTTGATGTCGCGCGTCCAGACGCCGGCGCCGAGGCCGTAGAGCGAGTCGTTGGCGATCTCGAGCGCGTCGGCCTGCGTCTTGAACTTCGTCACCGAGACGACGGGGCCGAAGATCTCCTCCTGGAAGATCCGCATCTTGTTGTGGCCCTCGAAGATGGTCGGCTGGATGTAGTAGCCGTCCTTGAGCTCGCCCTGGTGGACGCGGCGCGCGCCGCCGGTGAGGACCTTCGCGCCCTCCTTCTTCCCGATGTCGATGTAGCTGAGGATCTTCTCGAGCTGGTCGTTCGACGCCTGGGCGCCGATCATCGTGCCCGCGTCGAGCGGGTTGCCCTCGACGATCGCCTTGGTGCGCGCGACGGCCCGCTCCATGAAGCGGTCGTAGATCGACTCCTGCACGAGCACGCGCGAGGGGCAGGTGCAGACCTCGCCCTGGTTGAGGGCGAACATCGCGAAGCCCTCGAGCGCCTTGTCGAAGAAGTCGTCGTCGGCCTCCATGACGTCGGCGAAGAAGATGTTGGGGCTCTTGCCGCCGAGCTCGAGCGTGACCGGGATGAGGTTCTCGCTCGCGTACTGCATGATGAGGCGGCCGGTCGTGGTCTCGCCGGTGAAGGCGATCTTGGCGATGCGCGGGCTCGACGCGAGCGGCTTGCCGGCCTCCACGCCGAAGCCCTGCACGACGTTCACCACGCCGCTCGGCAGGATGTCGGCGATGAGCTCCATGAGCGCCATGATGCTCACCGGCGTCTGCTCGGCCGGCTTGAGCACCACGCAGTTCCCGGCCGCGAGGGCGGGGGCGAGCTTCCAGACCGCCATGAGCAGCGGGAAGTTCCAGGGGATGATCTGGCCGACGACGCCGAGGGGCTCGTGGAAGTGATAGGCGACGGTGTCGTTGTCGAGTTCGCCCGCGGTCCCTTCCTGGGCGCGCAGCACGCCGGCGAAGTAGCGGAAGTGGTCGATCGCGAGCGGCAGGTCGGCGTGCGTCGTCTCGCGGATGGGCTTGCCGTTGTCGATCGTCTCGATGAACGCGAGCGACGAGAGGTTGGCCTCCATGCGGTCGGCGATGCGGTTGAGCATGATCGAGCGCGTGGTCGCCGAGGTGACGTTCCAGGAGACCGCGGCGGCATGCGCCGCGTCGAGCGCGCGGTCCACGTCCTCGTGCGTGGAGCGGGCCACTTCGCAGAGCGGCTGGCCGGTGATGGGCGAGATGTTCGTGAAGTACTGTCCGCGGACCGGGGCGCGGTACTCGCCGCCGATCCAGTTCTCGTACCGGGCGCGGATGGGGATGGTCGAGGCGAAGGACGAGGCGCTGGCCGGGAGCGTGGCCGTGCCGCTCGGTGCAGTGATGGTGCCCATCTCGGAACTCTCGCTTGAAGGGGGTGAGGTGCCGCGGAACGTGGCGTGAGGGTAGGACCGGCCCGGCAAGGGGGTCAATCGGCCTGCGACATTTGTCCCGCGGACCTTCTGTCGCGCCCCAACGGCCCCAGCTTGCGAGGCGTAGCGGGGGAGCGGACATTCCCGCGGCGGCCCCGGACGCCCGGCACAGGAGCGGAAGCGATGCAGCAGACGGACGCGATCCCGTACGAGTCGGCGGCACAGCGCGAGCAGGCGGCGCAGTGGAGTGCGCTGGTGGGCACGCGGCGCACCGCGAGCACGTTGCTGGCCGCGCGCGGTGTCCGTGACGTGGTACGGACGAGCTGGCAGCGGAGCCTGGCGGCGCGCATCCGTCCCGACCTCGACGCGGCCCCGGTCGTGCTCGACGAGAGCGCGGTGCAGGACGCGACGGTCCACACCGACTGGTACGGCGTGGCGTCGGAGGCGATCGCGCGGCACCGCACCATGCGCGCGGGAGACGGGCACATCCTCACGCTCTTCGACCAGGACGCGCGCATGCTCGCCGCCGAAGGCGACGCCGCGGCGCTCGAAGGACTGGCCGAGATCAACTTCCGTCCCGGCGGCGACTGGAGCGAGCGCGCGGTGGGGACCAACGGGCCCGGCACCGCGCTCGCGACCGGTGCCGCGACGCACATCGTGGGCGCGGAGCACTTCGTCGAGCGCTGGCACCGGTGGCACTGCGCGGCGGTGCCCATCAAGGACCCGGCGACCGGGCGCATCACCGGGGTGCTCGACCTGAGCGGCTTCCGCGAGTCGGCGCATCCGCACACGCTCAACCTCGCCATCGCGCTCGGCGTCGCGATCGAGCAGACGCTCACGGCGCGCGAGTACGAGCGGCGGTTCGCGATCCTGCAGTCGTTCCAGCAGCTCTCGTCGCGCTACGCGGGCGACGGCGTGATCGCGGTGGATCGCGGCGGGCATGTGCTCGCCTTCACGCCGAGCGTGGCGCCGCCGGTGGTGGATGCGCTGGCGGTGCTCGTGCGGCATGCGAACGGCTGCCTCTCGAAGGAGAACGCCGTCCCCGTCGCGATCGGCGACCGGAAGGCCGCCACCTGGTATCCGGTGCTGCAGGGGCAGCTGGTGGTCGGGGGGTGCTTCGTGCTCGACGGGGCGGCGTTGCCGTCGGGGAGCGAAGGGATCCCGTTCAAGCCCGGCGAGGTGCGTGTCTACGCGCGGCGCTTCTTCGAGGCCGGCGCGCGCGACCTTGGCCGGCTCAGCCCGATGGTCGCGCCCGCCGTGTACGACGCGATGCAGGCGTACCACTGGCCGGGGAACGTCCGCGAGTTGAAGAACGTCATCCGCCGGATGCTGCAGCTCACCACCGGCGAGATCCGCGTGGAGCACCTTCCGCACGCGATCCGCGAAGCGTACGCGGGGACGGTGGACGTGCACACGTCGGCGATCGACGCCGAGGATGCGCGGTTGATCGAGGTGGTGCAGCGCGCCGCGACGATGGCCGAAGCGGCATCGGAGCTCGGGATCACGCGCAGCACGCTCTACCGGCGCATGGAGCGGTTCGGGCTCAAGCCGGGCCGGGTCGTCCGCCGCGACTGATGCGCGCTCACCATCGGGCTGCTCTCTGCGCGGCGTTCCTCGCCGGTCCCCTCGGCGCTCAGTCGACCGCGCCGCGCGCCGACACGCTGCGCCTCCGCCTGCGGTGGGAGATCGCCGAGGGCGGTGCCGCGGTCGCCGAGTCCCTCGGGGTGCTCTCGGGCATCGCGGTCGATCGCGCGGGGACGGTGTACGTCTCCGATCGCGGCGCCACGAAGGTCTGGGTGTTCGATTCGCTCGGACGATCCCTGCGCGGGATCGGACGGAAGGGGGAGGGGCCGGGCGAGTTCACGAGCCCCACGGGTCTCGTCGTCGGGCCCGATGGACGGCTCTGGGTGCGCGACGTGACGCGCATCAGCCGGTTCGCGGCGGATCCCGCGACGGGACGGCTCACGCGGTACGAGGCGAGCGCGCCGGGGCCGACGATGGGCGACTGGATGTCGGATCGCGCCTCGCGCTTCACCGCCGATGGCGCGCTGATCCATCCGGAGTTCAACGTGGTGATGCGCGACCCGGCGCAGGCGCGCACCGGTCGCTTCCTCGTGCTCGGCGCCGACGGTGCGGTGCGCGATTCGCTCGTGGTGCCGAGCTTCCCCGGCGCACCGGCGATGTACGCGCGCGTGTCGATCGACGCGAACTCGGGGCGCATGTTGCGCGGCTTGAACCATGTGCCGTTCGCACCGCTGCCGGTCTACGACGTCACGCCGCGGCGCACGCTGCTGCTCGGGGATGGCGCGGCGTATCGCATCCGCGAGGTGGACCGGGCGGGGAAGGTCGTGCGCGAGTTCACGCGCGCGGTGGCGCCGGTGCGGATCCCCGCCGCCGAGCGACGCGACAGCCTGGCGGCGCTCAAGGCGCGGGTGGACTCGGTCGCCGGGATGCGCACCCGCGTGCAGGGGGCGCCGCCCGAGGTGTGGGCGCTCAAGCTGCCGGAGGTCTATCCGCCGTACATGGCCGTGTATGCGGGCGTCGATGGACGCATCTGGGTGCGGCGCTGGGTGCCGGGCGGCGAGGCGCGCAGCGTGTTCGACGTCTTCGAGGCCGATGGGCGGTTCCGCGCGGTGGTCGAGGTGCCGCGCGAGATCGCGGTGCTGCCGACGCCGTACCTCTCGCTCGACGGCATCGCGGCGATCGGCATCGATCGCGAGACCGGCGCGCACACCATCCTTCGCTTCGGAGCGGCGCGATGAGGCGCCTCGCATGCACGCTCGTCACCGCGGCGGGACTCGCGGTCGCCGCCTGCGGTGGTGGGGACGACGGGCCCGCATCGCCGGGCCCGGTGGGCGCCGACAGCGCGATCCTCCTCGAGGACTTCTCGGCGCGGACATTCCTCCCCGCGGACAACTGGTGGAACGTGAGCGTCGCGTCGGCGCCGGTCGATCCGGATTCGGACACGCTCATCCACTTCATCTCCGCGCGCACGCTCGCGAATCCGGGCGCGAACCGGCAGATGCATCCCGACTTCGGGCCGCCGCCGTATGGCATCCCGTACATCGGCGTGAGCGATGCGGAGCCGTTGTCGCCGGTGACCTACGTGCTCTATGGCGCGCAGAGCGACGCCGGGGCGCCCGGCGCAGCGGCCGGCTTCCCGATCCCGCGCGCCGCGCGCACGCGCGCGAACTTCATCGAAGGCGGCGTCGCCGGTGGCGGGACGAGCGGCGACCGGCACCTGATCCTCGTCGACCGCGACCGCAACCTGCTGTTCGAGACCTGGGCGACCCGGTGGAACGGTCGATGGGAGGCCGGGTCGGGGGCGGTGTTCGATCTCGGCAGCAACGCGCGCCGCCCCGACGGGTGGACCTCGGCCGATGCGGCGGGACTCGCGATCTTCCCCGGCCTCGTGCGCTACGACGAGTTCGCGCGGAACGCGCCCATCACGCACGCCTTCCGCGTGACGGTGCGCGCGACCAACGGCTACGTCTGGCCGGCGTCGCACGAGGCCGGGTCGACCACGGGCGCCCTCCCGATGGGTGCACGGCTCCGCCTGAAGGCCTCGGTGGACATCAGCGGCTACCCGGCCGGCGTGCAGCGGATCTTCCAGGCGATGAAGACGTACGGGCTCATCGTCGCGGACAACGGCAGCGACCTGTACGTCTCGGGCACGATGGACCCGCGCTGGGACAATGACGTGCTGAACCCGGCGTTCCACGCGCTCCGCGCGAACGACTTCGAGGTGATCCTGCGCGGATGGGGCGCGCCGCCCTGAGGGCGACCGTCACATCGTGAGAGCGGCATTGCCCGGTGCGCGTCCCGGGGGGCAGGATGTCCCGCATGACCTCCCGCCACGGATCCCCGCATCGCTACCGACGACGGCTCGCGCTGCTGCTCGGTGCGGTCGCGCTCGCGGTGGCCCCATCGCGCGCCGTGGCGCAGGCGGCGCCGCAGGCCGCGCCCGCCAATGCCGGCCTCTGGTACGAGGTGACGCTCGGCGGCGCGGGCTCGCGGCTCGCCTGTTCGATCTGCTCGGCGCACCGTGATCTCGGCGCGGTGATCACCGGGGCGCTCGGTGCGTACGCGTCGCCCACGTTGCGCGTGGGACTCGAACTGTCGCGGTGGACGTACCGCGATGTCGGGGTGCGCGAGATGACGAGTGGCATCGGCCTCGTCGCGCACATGAAGCCCTCGGCGCGCAGCCGGCTGTACCTGCTCGGCGGCGCCGGGTGGACCAGCTATCGCGCGAGCGACTACACGTTCGGCGCGCCGCGGGCCTCGGTCGGCATCGGGTACGACGTGCCGCTCGCCGGCGCGTGGGTGGCCGGCAACGTGCTGACGATGGACCTCGCGGCGTTCGGCAAGCTGCGCAACGAGAGCGTGACGGTGGTGGACAACGTGGGCTTGAGCGCGATCAG is a window encoding:
- a CDS encoding DUF779 domain-containing protein, giving the protein MSRVGITPEATAVLRQLVAEHGPVLFHQSGGCCDGSAPMCYPQREFKVGQRDVHLGDVDGTPVYIGGAQFEVWKHTQLLIDVVPGRGGGFSLEAPLGVRFLTRSRVFDEAERAWLDACAIPGRPPV
- a CDS encoding aldehyde dehydrogenase, with amino-acid sequence MGTITAPSGTATLPASASSFASTIPIRARYENWIGGEYRAPVRGQYFTNISPITGQPLCEVARSTHEDVDRALDAAHAAAVSWNVTSATTRSIMLNRIADRMEANLSSLAFIETIDNGKPIRETTHADLPLAIDHFRYFAGVLRAQEGTAGELDNDTVAYHFHEPLGVVGQIIPWNFPLLMAVWKLAPALAAGNCVVLKPAEQTPVSIMALMELIADILPSGVVNVVQGFGVEAGKPLASSPRIAKIAFTGETTTGRLIMQYASENLIPVTLELGGKSPNIFFADVMEADDDFFDKALEGFAMFALNQGEVCTCPSRVLVQESIYDRFMERAVARTKAIVEGNPLDAGTMIGAQASNDQLEKILSYIDIGKKEGAKVLTGGARRVHQGELKDGYYIQPTIFEGHNKMRIFQEEIFGPVVSVTKFKTQADALEIANDSLYGLGAGVWTRDINTAYRMGRAIKAGRVWTNCYHAYPAHAAFGGYKQSGIGRENHKMMLSHYQQTKNLLVSYSPKKLGFF
- a CDS encoding GAF domain-containing protein, whose protein sequence is MQQTDAIPYESAAQREQAAQWSALVGTRRTASTLLAARGVRDVVRTSWQRSLAARIRPDLDAAPVVLDESAVQDATVHTDWYGVASEAIARHRTMRAGDGHILTLFDQDARMLAAEGDAAALEGLAEINFRPGGDWSERAVGTNGPGTALATGAATHIVGAEHFVERWHRWHCAAVPIKDPATGRITGVLDLSGFRESAHPHTLNLAIALGVAIEQTLTAREYERRFAILQSFQQLSSRYAGDGVIAVDRGGHVLAFTPSVAPPVVDALAVLVRHANGCLSKENAVPVAIGDRKAATWYPVLQGQLVVGGCFVLDGAALPSGSEGIPFKPGEVRVYARRFFEAGARDLGRLSPMVAPAVYDAMQAYHWPGNVRELKNVIRRMLQLTTGEIRVEHLPHAIREAYAGTVDVHTSAIDAEDARLIEVVQRAATMAEAASELGITRSTLYRRMERFGLKPGRVVRRD